tactgcataCACCTGAGATCACAGTACACTGTACATCATGTGTAGTGCTGGGTACTATGAAGTATAGTATATTGTAGTgctgcactgtatagtactgcataCACCTGAGATAACATAGCACACAGTACATCATGTGTAGTGCTGGGTACTATGAAGTATAGTATATTGTAGTgctgcactgtatagtactgcataCACCTTTGATCACAGCACACAGTGCATCATGTGTAGTGCTGGGTACTATGAAGTCTAGTATATTGTAGTGCTGCACCTTATAGTACATACAGCAGTCTGGATGCTGAAAATCAGGACCCCTAGGGGCCCCCGGATGGTGCATTATATGGTGTTATTACACTACAGATTTGCCTCACTGCAGGAAGCCTGTTGTTTAgtgaggacatggggagcaggggctagaggggggggggggggggcgagtccAGCATTTGGGGGGCATGGCAGAAGACTCGCTTCTATTTCTGTCCCCATTCTGCACTTGATTTCCTGTTCCATCCATTGATGGGGAGTTTTGGGGAAGGCAGCGATCACATGACTCGAAGCTATATAATGTCTGAGTAACTAGAAGTGGTAGGACTGGTGCCcggggaggagaggaggcggcgGCTGCTGCCGGGGAGGGAGGTTGCACATTTTACAGCTCACTGACCATTTGGCGATCCATAGAGAGGAGGGTTCTTTGTGACATCTCTGGACAGATTGGGGGTCTGCTCATTTCCATCTCATTAGCTATGCAGAGCACAGGCTCCATATAAAGAGGCAGGCGGGCATCCAGAGGCAGAGTCGCCAGCAGCACCTGGGATTACACGCACTGGGATTACAGCTCCTGCCCTTGTGGATTGTTGCCTGCTTTTTCCCCCTATGGAGCCCAAGGTTTAAGGACATACAAGGTGCTGACAGCCCCCATCCAGCCCCATTCACAAGAACTGTCACTCAATGAGAGGGCGTCTGTAGAGCGGAGAGAAGAGCCAGAGGACTGCTGTGTGCCGAGTCGCCCCTGCCTGTACCGCAGCCAACATGGGACCTCAGTCTGCGCTCAGCCTGGCCGTGCTGGCCTCGCTCCTGTGCCAGGTAAGGATGCTGGCAGTGCCCGTGGATGTGTATGTCTGCTATGTGTGTGATGATGCCCTGTGTAACGTGCCCGGCCTTTCTCGCTCCGCAGGTCTCGTGCTCCGGACTCTTTGAGCTCAAGCTGCAGGAGTTTGTCAATAAGAAGGGTCCTGTGGGGAACGTGAACTGCTGCCGCGGCGGGATGGCCGCCTCCCAGGGGCTGCAGCTGTGCCAGTGCAGGACCTTCTTCCGAATCTGCCTCAAGCACTACCAGAGCAGCGTGTCCCCGGAGCCGCCGTGCACCTACGGCAGCGCCCTCACCCCGGTGCTGGGCTCCAACTCCTTCACGGTCCCGGACACCGTCAGCGCCGACCCCAGCTTTAGCAACCCCATCCGCTTCGCCTTCGGGTTCACCTGGCCTGTGAGTAAAGTGTCCTCCTGCCTGTGGGGGGTAGATGGTCAGGGGGCAGCTGGCAGGTGAAGGAGGCTCTCCATCTGTCAGCTCAGGAACAAGTGCTATGGTGTTGGAAATGTCCCCTCCTGTCCCGGGAGCTGCTCGTCTAATTGTCAGCTCAGCGTGACATTCCCTGAGGGATTCCTTTTACAGCCATCCTCCATGTGTGAAAGCGGCCAAATGAAGCCTGAAGATTGGGGCCAGCAGGGGCATATTTCTTTATAGGGGGGCCTTGGAGCTGTGGAACAGGCAGTGAGGGGTTAACCGGAGGAAGTTCTGTCCGGTGGACTGGCACCTCCATAACTGAATAATAAGACAAACAAACAGAAAACCATACCAGGAAATAACTAGGACACGTCCACCCATTTCCTTAGGAAAAGTGAAAACGTGAAGCCCGCCAGCTCTGTTCCCCTGCATGAAAGGAATGGGTCTGATTGTGGATACGATAAGCTAATGCTGTGTTCCTTCTCCTGTGCAGGGCACGTTCTCCCTCATCATCGAAGCATTGCACACGGACTCCCCCGACGACCTAAACCCAGGTAAGATGCCTCCTACGTCATTCACTAGCCAGGATACTCCGTCCTCCCAGTTGTCAGCTGCCTAGTGCAGCAGGCCAGTAACAAGTGCAGCGGTCCTGCCAGCTGCTGGGGAGTGGAATAGCTGTAATGAATGATCTTCTTTTGGCAGAGAACCCGGAGCGTCTGATCAGCCGCCTCACCACCCAGAGACATCTGACCGTGGGTGAAGACTGGTCCCAGGATTTACACAGCACTGGCCTCACTGAGCTCAAGTACTCCTACCGCTTTGTATGTGACGAGTACTATTATGGAGAAGGATGCTCTGACTACTGCCGGCCCAGAGATGATGCTTTTGGACACTTTTACTGTGGTGAAAAGGGAGAGAAGATCTGCAACCCTGGCTGGAAAGGACAGTACTGCACAGAACGTAAGTATTTCCTGTGCGGAACGAGGGTTTTCTAGTAGATCTGTCCTAAACTGGAACGATTGCGGCCTCCATCTTTATCCCATGGTTTAGTTCCTCCATTAGATAACACATTTGGTTCTTGCGGTGTCTCATTAATCATGTTGATTAGCTCCTTTTTCTTCTGCCTAATGGGGGCGTTCCACTCTGCAGTGTCACATAGCTGTGTAAAATGTGCTCTGCCTGCTTAACAAGCTTGTCTTAAGCAAGAAGGTCCCCCTTCCCCCACTCTCCTTTGTCAGGCCAGTGCCCCTCTTTCTGCTGAGAACTTTGCACCATTTAtttaaatgataataataatgaaaaGTTTTCAGAGAAATCACACGCGTGCCATAGATTAGATCTCGCCATTGATTGGCCGGAGGAGGAGCACCCCTGCCTGTGATTGGCCGGAGGCAGTGGGGTATTGTTGCAGAAGGGCAGCTGCTGGGAGAGAATAGACAATAGAGCAGCTGTCCTGTACTGGCACCCTGCACACCAGCTGTCCACTCTTATCTGCACACACTCGCTGGGATATCGAGGGGTGGAACCCTGTGTGTATAGAATTaggggaaagggaaaaaaaaagactTCTGACACTCACttggagaaaaaaaagtgtgtgcaaAGGGGGAGGGGAGCTGGGGACTCTGCGCTCTCTTTTGTCTGCGTCGAAATGTATTATGGAGACAGCTTGTTTACAGGTGACCTAGGAGGATTGCACCCAGATCTGTAGTTCTTACCTGCCCTTCCCTTCTCTTCCAGCAATCTGTCTTCCTGGATGTGATGAGCACCATGGTTATTGTGAGAAGCCCGGGGAGTGCAAGTAAGCCCAGTTCATTTCCCCTGCGCAGATATTGCACGTCCACATATATGCCGATTTTCTCCCCATACTAAATATATCCCGTTCTTTTCACTACCAGATGCCGTGTAGGTTGGCAAGGTCGCTACTGCGATGAATGCATCCGCTATCCAGGTTGTCTGCACGGTACATGCCAGCAGCCATGGCAATGCAACTGCCAAGAAGGATGGGGAGGACTTTTCTGTAATCAAGGTAGGCTCAACAAACTGGACAATGGGGGATCATTAGTAATAAGGAGTCACTAAGTaacgcctcattcacacgtccgtgctcaaatccgtgagcaggtggtcagtgatgcagcaGTCTTgggtctgttttttgctgtccgtgttgcatccgtattTCACTGAcattgaacagctgaaaaattattttcaaagcatctcttcttattcatccatgcaacacggatggcatccctggttttcacggacccatagactataacggacacgatggatccgtgaacacggacaaaatacagCATGCATacgtgctaaaaacactgatgtctgaatgcacatgttaaaatgaatggggacgcgtgctgtctgtggagaacgcgtacagcacacgtccgtgaaacactgaggcTTAGCATGGTAGAGATAAGGCTTACAGCTAAATACCGTTTTCTTACTGTGCAGATCTGAACTACTGCACTCACCACAAACCTTGCAAGAATGGAGCCACCTGCACCAACACGGGCCAGGGAAGCTACACCTGCTCCTGCCGCCCAGGATACACTGGATCCAACTGTGAGATTGAGCTCAATGAATGTGATGCCAACCCTTGCAAAAATGGAGGAAGCTGCACTGTAAGTTTTTTTCCCCTGCTCATTTCTTTCCTCTGTCTGTGTTATAGTTTACGCCTcctatggtatatatatatatatatattctgaatCTCTTTCTATTCTTACAGGACCTAGAAAACAACTATTCCTGTGCGTGTCCACCAGGCTTCTATGGTAAAAATTGTGAGCTGAGTGCCATGACTTGTGCCGATGGACCATGCTTCAATGGAGGCAGATGCTCCGATAACCCAGACGGTGGATACAGTTGCCTCTGCCCATTCGGATACTCTGGCTTTAACTGTGAAAAGAAAATAGATTATTGCAGTTCCAATCCCTGTGCTAATGGTAAGATCACACGCCATGGGTTTTATTGTCTATTAATTGTGGTATATATTATGTGTAGAGCAGGAATACATACATGTCAAGAAGACAACATTGAAGTGTGTGGCACACTTATTGGTCATTTACATGAAATATTTCTGAACAGGATTATTCAAAGTATGCTAGAACAGGGCATCTGTAAAACTGAGCAAACAGATTTTTTATTGACCCCAATGCACTTTGACTAATTGTATGGATGCCTTACAGGAGCTCGCTGTGAAGACCTGGGAAATTCCTACATCTGCCAGTGCCAGGAAGGCTTCTCTGGAAGACATTGTGATGATAACCTGGATGACTGTGCTTCCTTCCCCTGCCAAAACGGTGGCACATGCCAGGATGGGATTAATGACTACTCCTGTACTTGCCCTCCTGGGTACACTggaaaaaactgcagcatgcctGTCAGCAAATGTGAGCACAACCCATGCCACAATGGGGCAACATGCCATGAGAGAAACAACCGTTACGTGTGTGAATGCGCTCATGGCTATGGTGGACTTAACTGCCAGTTTCTGTTGCctgaaacaaaaactgaaactgATAAGTATGTAGAAAGGCCAAGCGGACAGTTCCCCTGGATTGCAGTGTGCGCTGGAATTATCCTGGTATTATTGCTGCTCCTAGGCTGTGCCGCGGTAGTAGTTTATGTGCGCCTAAAGGTGCAGCGGAAACGTCACATCCCTGCGGCTACACGTGGCGAGACCAAGACCATGAATAATTTGACAACCTGCCATCGTGAAAAGGACATTTCTGTAAGCATCATAGGCACCACTCAGattaaaaatacaaataagaAGGTGGACTTTCTCGGTGAAAGCAATAGCGATAAAAATGGCTTCAAGACCCGATACCCatctgtggattacaatttaGTACATGAGCTGAAGCATGAAGAGACTACAAAGGCGGAGCGGAGGAAATGTGAAGCCAAGTGCAGCTCAAGTGACTCAGACTCAGAAGACCTGCACTCATCACATTTAAAAAGGTGAACATCTTATTGATTGTAAAACTCCGGAGAACGTCCAACCTTTTCTTCCCACTAACTTCAAGCTCAAGTCATCTAATCATGATTGTATTGTCTTTTGTCCACAGTGACTCTTCAGAAAATCAGAGACCAGACTCAAATTACTCGTCATCTAAAGACACAAAATATCAATCGGTATATGTCATATCAGATGAGAAAGATGAATGCATCATAGCAACTGAGGTTAGTAGGGTTGTTTTACTCCAGCTTTTAGGAGGACCACATAGGGATTGTTAGCTGACTAGCTCATGGGCAGGCCTTCTGCAAAGAAAGGGGGTTCCTAtctagtcgggggggggggggggggttgtacttGTGAGGTGTTATTTGGACTGTTACAAAGGATCTATTTTTTGTGAAGCAACCAATGCCCTGGTTATTATGTCAACTTAGTAAATGACGTCAGTAACTGTCACCAATTCTGCATATAAATCCAGGATTCTTCATAGCTGTCTGTTAGCAATCCCACAGAGGTGGCCTGCCGGCATATAACTTACCTTCTACTTTCTGTTTTCCACAGGTGTAATAAAGAAGCTGTAGTGTACAACCTATTCTTGTCAAATATTCAGAGGTGACGCCCACATGAATGCTGCTGATATCTGAGGAGAGGGACATCCCTTTGTTGACTGCTGCTGAGACACTAAATTCAGGCTGAGCTGGTTCTCTACTGAAATTAGCAAAATgactgcaaaagaaaaaaaaggacacCTCAAGCTAGTCTCTGTGTCCGGACTGTTGCACTGCCATTTCTGTTCTTCTCCATTCTTCATTGCACTATGGACAGttgcttttttttaataattataatacagtaaatatatatataaatataaatatatatttaatgaaTGGACTTCTACATTCTTTAGAAGAAGAGCGCACTGCCTGAGGTGCTTATTTTGAATTCTTATGAGCCACTACGTTGCTGAACTCCAGACACTGCCTGGCTTAGTCTTTTTTATACTAAAAGGTGTTTTTCACTAGGTCAAAAAATGTGCATTATTTTTTGAACTCGTAAGACTATTTTTACGATATTTGTAAAGCTCGAGTATTTGTAATGGTCATTTTTATAATTTAAAATTTGGTAAATATGTACAAAGGCACTTCAGGTCTATGtgactatattttttgtatatatatgtatttatggaATATTGTGCAAATGGTATttgatttttttctactttttttgttAATGAAGGGATTAATTTTTAAACTATTTTTCCAAAATAAATACTATGAATGGTAACTTTTGGAGTTTATTTTCACTGGTGTTCAACAATCAACAGTTTTACATGTCAAGCTGCTACAACCTTGGGTGCAGATGACTTTGGGGTTCCCGAATTGCCAAATCTCAAATTATTTTACAGTAGTTCTTGTGGCCGTGATGTTTGGTGACTTAGGACAATTGCAAACAGGAGTCTCATGGTTGCCACACACATTAAATAGCTGTTGGTCGTACAATCGTTTGTCctacagctatctctcccaactccctgctggctcccccatacacatacggtCTGGATGAAGTTGTGTGTATTCAGTGGGAAGAGAGAAGAAAGCTGCTGCCGGACACCTCTTCCAGGAAATAAGTAGCAGCTTAACTCCGGAAAGAACAACAGGATTGGCTGAAAATATTCACTACATCCGATATCATCTGTCAGGAGCTCCCCGCACACATTCGACTGTTGgcacactaatgtgtatggtggtCTTTATTGTTACAGTCGATTAAAGAGTTGGCCTGGTTTACAAAAACTATTTTCACATGCCCTCCTAGGAAATTAGCGTAATTAAATGGGGTCTAGGGCATAGAGCAAATGCTAAAAGCATCTCTGTTGGGCTTGGCATGTCTGTTCATCACAGAGACAGCAAATTCATTAAATGAGAACTGTGCAATGCTTCATTTTCCTTGTGGTGGCGCTGTAGGGGAACTTAACACTTGTACCATTAGCATTTTACTCTGAGATCCCTCTGCAATGTGCATAGTCTCATTTACACTTGAACTGACCACAATGTCTTTGTAGTCAAAGGAGTTATCCTATCCACAGGTGGGTGATAAATACTGGATCACTGGTGGTTGGATGACTGGGACCCCTAATGATACTTGGAATGGAGAGTAATGTGCATGTTgatccactgctccattcacttatatggtgGATTATTATGGCGGGTTTAGACAGGCCGATGGAGCaaccgattgtcgggaaggaagtgttcttTCCTAACagttggctgctcgttcagtaaaggagaatgctccttcactgtatgaggacgagggatcgctattgtACAGAATTATTGTTtcggggcagcagatcactgtttagacagcacagtctgctgcccagaagccatgatcggtggtgcctgGACGAATGACAGGATCCCCCAATGAGCAAGTGTTTTGCTCGTTTATGGGGTGATCGGCGACACATTGAGATGGGCAGATTATCTGGATGATTATTTGtttgtctaaatccacctttacatTAACAATTGGAAAGCGATGATTTAGTGAATAATTTGGGCTCAAAGGATTTTTAATTACACAATAATCTGATTAGGGGATGTGGCGATGACCTTAACCCCCAGCGAtctgacatttatcacctattttGTGAATAGATGATAAATACTTTTCTTGGGATAAGCCCTTTAATAGGAGCAAATGGTAAAGACAGCAGTTTATCATGTTGCGCAAACACTGCTGTTTATGCATGTGAACGTCACACAATGTAGAGCAAAGTTACTCCATGGGGAGAATAATTTAGTTTGTTGCTGCAACATCTTttctcagggtagatcatgtccTACTGATAAGGAGATAAAGATTTATGGCACAAAGCCTTACTTACGATACTTATTTTCAGGAACTGTAATTATTGCTTACTGCATATAGGAAAAAAAATCATGATATGAGAATGGCCCGAGGCTATGAAATAGGAATTTGAGGAAGTAAACTGCACTGACATACTAATTTTCACATGATTCATATATGCTGTACTAGCTGTTGTTTTATGGGAAAATCACTAACGGTGGTTTTAAATGAAACCATTTAAATTAAGAGGTTCTTACTGGTCCATGGTGTGATAGTGAGTAGTACTAGATTTAACAAATCATAACCCCATGGTGCCTTGGCTGAAATTATAATGTTTCACAAATagccttaaagggggtttctcccttcagcaagtggcatttatcacgtagagaaagttaatacaaggcactttctaatgtattgtgattgtccatagtgcttcctttgccggctggattcatttttccatcacatacacTGCTGGTATCCATGGTTCCGACAACACTGTAATCCAGCAGTAGTGGccttgcttgcacaatataggacaagGTGCTGGCATCCCTGGTGGCCTGGACTATGGCATGTGCATAGGATCACGCTtttgcctatagtgtgcaagcacaatcaCCACTGctggatattaaaggggttatccaagactataaaaatgtcccccacatgccgggcccctcacaatgaatataatTACCTCGCTCCCCAcagcgccgctgctgcttctccccgtgcacggatgaaaacattcggtgtcgggggggagcagccaatggcagacggggacgagcctccctagcatcacccacgaggctcgtccccatccccgcctgccattggctcgtCCCCACCCCGACAGCAGatattttcatccgcgcacggggagaagcagcggtgcggggaccaggagtggcgcggggaaccaggtaagtatatttaTTGTGAGGGGCCTGAGCATATGGTGGATATTTTTatagtgttggataacccctttaactgctgcctcatattaactttgtctaagtgatcaataccatttgctgaagtgagacaacccctttaattaagacAAAAGAATCACAATTATTAACATCCCAATAATTTTCATTATTAAAATAATCTCTAAACTAAAAAAGTGCTTCACACTAACCACAGAGATTTAAATCATCAGGTGCCAAGAGCCACACTTTACTGTATGCTAGGCCTCCTGCCCACGACTGTAtcaattttgcagtctgcaaatcgcagatccacaaaatacagatgtggTCCTTGTGCATCCCACAATTTTCCCACAGTAAAAAAAACgcctattttttttacaaaatggacaagaatagtacaggtTCTATTATTTGTGACACGGCCGCtcagatgcgggcagcacacagatgacatccgcttaggaaacctttgcaggttTTTGTGTTGATTaactgattagagtgtgacatcATGActctacaatattgaacttttttcacaattttctgatattctgacttttgggttttcattagctgtaagccatgatcatcaacagtaaaagaaataaacacttaAAATAGATTACTCTGTgaaatgaatctatataatatattaggttcactttttgaattgaattactgaaataaattaactttttggtgattttctcatttttttagaTGCATTTGTATATATCCTTTACATACAGTAAAGTGCAGGGCATCTGATAATTTTAATCTCTAATTAGTATTCACTTTTTGGTTTAGGAATTATTTTAATAACCAAATAAATGTTAAGTTTCAGTTACAGTTACCCAAATACTGGATTAAAAATTGGCGATTCTTTTGCCATAAAAGGTTTTTCCGAGACTTTACTACTAATGACCTTTCCTCCTGatacagtatctgattggtgggggttcaacacctggggcccccactgatcagctgtttgaaaaggcactggCACTTGCAGTACTGCCGAggtcttctctctgctcaccactcCATTTGatagctgctgtgcttggtatcgcagcttggccccattcacttcaatggggcagagctgcgcctaggccatgtgaccaatgaacgtgacctcACATGGCTTAGGGGAAGCGTTGTATACAAGGCTGATGTAGTGGAGGTCTACGGCATgagacatggtgatggatcatgtgatggccatgtgatgagcgcagtgacatcaccaaaggtccttttctcccaggtcctcaaagaagaagaaagaagagaagtcaggctgcgcgaacaagtggatgaggtgagttaattattttttattttttttaacccctccatccctaatttacttagcattctgtattaagaatgctattattttcccttataaccatgttatgagggaaaataataaagatcgggtccccatcccgatcgtcacctagcaatcatgcgtgaaaatcggacctcatccacacttgcttgtgcatgcttgcgattttcacgcagccccattcacttctatggggcctgcgttgcgtgaaaaacgcacaatatagagcatgctgcgattttcaagcaacgcacaagcagctcatgtgcacagccccatagaaataaatgggtccggattcagtgcgggtgcaatgcgttcacctcacacgttgcacccgtgcagaaaactcgcccatgtgaaaggggcctattagTGAATCTGCTCCATTATATTTCAATGGTGCACTGCCACCTACAGGACTCCATAGGAATATACTGATGATAGGCCTGATAGCCTTGCACAGGCTCCAGGCTGCcaccaccaatgaatgatttCCTTGATCTCAGCGCGGGGAAGTCATTTGGACTCCCAGGGAAAGccacctcagatgctgtggtcacaactGAACGCAGCGTCTGAGGGATTAAATgcgatatctcggcaaaagacaatatctcggcaaaagacaacttttcccatttttttatgcaaagttcgcatttgaccgaaatatttctctcacccagcatgggtatatgtaaaaagacaccccaaaacacattgcccaacttctcctgagtacggcgataccagatgtgtgacacttttttgcagcctaggtgggcaaaggggcccacattccaaagagcacctttaggatttcacaggtcattttttacacattttgatttcaaactacttaccacacattagggcctctagaatgccagggcagtataactaccccacaagtgaccccattttggaaagaagacaccccaaggtattccgttaggggcctggcgagttcctagaatcttttattttttgtcacaagttagcggaaaatgatgatttttttatttattttttcttacaaagtctcatattccactaacttgtgacaaaaaataaaaacttccattaactcactatggccatcacgaaataccttggggtgtcttctttccaaaatggggtcccttgtggggtagttatactgccctggcattttaggggccctaatgcgtgagaagtagtttgaaatcaaaatctgtaaaaaatgccctgtgaaatccaaaaggtgctctttggaatgtgggcccctttgcccacctaggctgcaaaaaagtgtcacacatctggtatcgccgtactcaggagaagtagggcaatgtgttttggggtgtctttttacatatacccatgctgggtgagagaaatatctcggcaaaagacaacttttcccatttatttatacaaagttggcatttgaccaagatatttatctcacccagcatgggtatatgtaaaaagacaccccaaaatacattgccctacttctcctgagtacggcgataccagatgtgtgacacttttttgcagcctagatgcgcaaaggggccgaaattccttttatgagggcatttttagacatttggatcccagacttcttctcacgctttagggcccctaaaatgccagggcagtataaatacaccacatgtgaccccattttggaaagaagacaccccaaggtattcaatgaggggcatggcgagttcatagaaatttttttttttgggcacaagttagcggaaattgattttttttttgttttttctcacaaagtctccctttccgctaacttgggacaaaaatttcaatctttcatggactcaatatgcccctaacggaataccttggggtgtcttctttccgaaatggggtcacatgtggggtatttatattgccctggcattttaggggccctaaagcgtgagaagaagtctggaatataaatgtctaaaaaattttacgcatttggattctgtgaggggtatggtgagttcatgtgagattttattttttgacacaagttagtggaatatgagactttgtaagaaaa
The sequence above is a segment of the Bufo bufo chromosome 4, aBufBuf1.1, whole genome shotgun sequence genome. Coding sequences within it:
- the DLL1 gene encoding delta-like protein 1, translated to MGPQSALSLAVLASLLCQVSCSGLFELKLQEFVNKKGPVGNVNCCRGGMAASQGLQLCQCRTFFRICLKHYQSSVSPEPPCTYGSALTPVLGSNSFTVPDTVSADPSFSNPIRFAFGFTWPGTFSLIIEALHTDSPDDLNPENPERLISRLTTQRHLTVGEDWSQDLHSTGLTELKYSYRFVCDEYYYGEGCSDYCRPRDDAFGHFYCGEKGEKICNPGWKGQYCTEPICLPGCDEHHGYCEKPGECKCRVGWQGRYCDECIRYPGCLHGTCQQPWQCNCQEGWGGLFCNQDLNYCTHHKPCKNGATCTNTGQGSYTCSCRPGYTGSNCEIELNECDANPCKNGGSCTDLENNYSCACPPGFYGKNCELSAMTCADGPCFNGGRCSDNPDGGYSCLCPFGYSGFNCEKKIDYCSSNPCANGARCEDLGNSYICQCQEGFSGRHCDDNLDDCASFPCQNGGTCQDGINDYSCTCPPGYTGKNCSMPVSKCEHNPCHNGATCHERNNRYVCECAHGYGGLNCQFLLPETKTETDKYVERPSGQFPWIAVCAGIILVLLLLLGCAAVVVYVRLKVQRKRHIPAATRGETKTMNNLTTCHREKDISVSIIGTTQIKNTNKKVDFLGESNSDKNGFKTRYPSVDYNLVHELKHEETTKAERRKCEAKCSSSDSDSEDLHSSHLKSDSSENQRPDSNYSSSKDTKYQSVYVISDEKDECIIATEV